Proteins encoded together in one candidate division WOR-3 bacterium window:
- a CDS encoding ATP-dependent 6-phosphofructokinase yields MSENTKKIGILTGGGDCPGLNAVIRGVAKSAMNLRGMKVIGIEDGFEGFVESKKIDLDEQSVSGIINIGGTILGSSNKADPFRYPVTMPDGKVNVTDSSKQVLFNYQKWELDAVVAIGGDGTMNIAKKLQDAGMNIVGVPKTIDNDLQGTDVTFGFMTAVDIATEAIDRLHTTASSHHRVMVIEVMGRYAGWIALEAGLAGGGDIILIPEIPFQWEAVFDKVKTRSRKGKRFSIVVVAEGAHAENEELVVKGQDPTRTDPKRLGGVGNYVAAKITENTGLETRVTVLGHLQRGGSPNAFDRILSTRFGTEASDLIDRNEYGKMVALRGQDIVAIPLKEAINGLKLVPPGGKLVHCAKSVGTCLGITD; encoded by the coding sequence ATGTCTGAAAATACCAAGAAAATCGGGATTCTTACAGGAGGGGGAGATTGTCCGGGGCTGAACGCTGTCATAAGAGGGGTCGCCAAATCGGCAATGAACCTCCGAGGGATGAAAGTAATCGGTATAGAAGACGGATTTGAGGGCTTCGTAGAATCAAAAAAAATCGATCTGGACGAACAATCGGTTTCAGGGATTATAAACATCGGCGGCACGATTCTCGGTTCTTCAAACAAGGCCGACCCTTTCCGCTATCCTGTGACAATGCCTGACGGCAAGGTAAACGTGACCGACTCCTCCAAACAGGTACTGTTTAATTACCAAAAGTGGGAGCTCGACGCTGTTGTCGCCATAGGAGGCGACGGCACGATGAACATTGCAAAAAAACTCCAGGACGCGGGGATGAACATTGTCGGAGTGCCTAAAACAATAGACAACGACTTGCAGGGCACGGACGTAACTTTCGGATTTATGACGGCCGTAGACATAGCGACGGAAGCAATAGACAGGCTTCACACAACTGCTTCTTCGCACCACAGAGTCATGGTAATAGAGGTCATGGGCAGATACGCCGGCTGGATAGCTCTCGAGGCTGGACTCGCCGGCGGAGGAGACATCATTCTCATTCCCGAGATACCGTTTCAATGGGAAGCTGTTTTCGACAAGGTCAAAACGAGGAGCAGAAAAGGGAAAAGATTCAGTATTGTAGTAGTCGCTGAAGGCGCTCACGCCGAAAACGAAGAACTCGTCGTCAAGGGGCAGGACCCGACGAGAACGGACCCAAAAAGACTCGGAGGCGTGGGAAATTACGTAGCCGCAAAGATTACTGAAAACACAGGGCTTGAGACGAGAGTCACGGTTCTGGGACATCTTCAGAGGGGAGGATCTCCAAACGCTTTTGACAGAATCCTTTCTACCAGGTTCGGAACGGAGGCCTCCGATCTGATAGACAGAAACGAATACGGAAAAATGGTGGCGCTCAGGGGCCAGGATATAGTCGCTATCCCTTTGAAAGAAGCCATAAACGGACTGAAACTGGTTCCTCCCGGCGGCAAACTCGTCCATTGTGCCAAGTCCGTCGGAACTTGCCTCGGTATCACCGATTGA
- a CDS encoding S8 family serine peptidase, which translates to MKMMRVFLAIALFASVLSAEMLHKDGEVIVKFRTDLRNSVSFESDNTFLRSGYASLDAVFTEHQVQSFRQLIPDYDNTKNIDYGLDMIYVFVCSSDQMAMSSVNAFRSCAEVEFAEPNYRMEAFTNKHSTGWEPFLTPNDPYYTYQWFLPKISASAAWDIQTGSHGKIVAIVDDAVEMGHEDLSPNYMTGYDYADMDSDPTPPNTSESHGTHCSGCAAAKGNNGTGVASIGFNIGLIGVRTQLYTTALTQGIYFASQNGADALSMSWGGYSPSSSIESAINDAFNNYDVIAFAAAANDNVSTPVYPAYYSNVIAVAATNSNDQKASFSNYGTWVDISAPGTNIYSTVPFSQYTYMDGTSMACPITAGLATLVRCQFPSETNTQIRDRLYNSCDPMTGCSYYNSGYMGAGRINAQAALQGGGGPGGDTTELIYDDGTPTSGYYWSGAGAGSANRMTMPATRGTYRLLYAKIYLQTNNSGNNNFNLKVWNWTGSQPGSEAGSWTATGGVDNQWNLWNISSANIQYSSNTNFVVGMIYDGTNMPVYGYDYADNGRAWDYDAGWSSWDETYFMRAIVVNLSTGIEEEIGNDVSVSSLGFYSSSPVFSDNSLINFELPYESHTNISVFDMSGRLVRTLVDSHQMPGVKRISFDGRDETGSILPGGSYIVNLTTSKDSRSIRLVKIN; encoded by the coding sequence GTGAAAATGATGCGCGTGTTTCTTGCGATTGCTCTTTTTGCGTCCGTTCTTTCGGCTGAAATGCTCCACAAGGACGGCGAAGTAATAGTCAAATTCAGGACTGATCTGAGAAATTCAGTCTCTTTCGAATCGGACAATACGTTCCTCAGAAGCGGTTACGCTTCTCTTGACGCCGTTTTCACCGAGCATCAGGTACAATCATTCCGACAGCTCATTCCGGATTATGACAACACGAAAAACATCGATTACGGCCTCGACATGATCTATGTTTTCGTCTGTTCATCTGACCAGATGGCGATGTCGTCAGTAAACGCATTCAGATCTTGTGCCGAAGTCGAATTCGCTGAACCAAACTATAGAATGGAAGCTTTTACTAACAAACACAGCACCGGATGGGAGCCTTTCCTCACTCCTAACGATCCTTACTACACATATCAGTGGTTTCTTCCTAAGATAAGCGCCTCCGCGGCGTGGGACATTCAGACCGGCAGTCACGGCAAGATAGTCGCCATAGTAGACGACGCGGTTGAAATGGGTCACGAAGACCTGTCTCCGAACTATATGACCGGATACGATTACGCAGACATGGACAGCGATCCCACTCCGCCGAACACGAGCGAAAGCCACGGGACTCACTGCTCGGGCTGCGCCGCCGCCAAAGGAAACAACGGAACCGGAGTCGCTTCGATAGGATTCAACATAGGCTTGATAGGCGTCAGAACCCAGCTTTATACGACCGCTCTCACGCAGGGTATCTATTTCGCATCTCAGAACGGCGCCGACGCTCTGTCTATGAGCTGGGGCGGGTATTCTCCAAGCTCCTCAATAGAATCTGCCATCAACGACGCCTTCAATAACTACGACGTCATCGCATTCGCCGCGGCGGCGAACGACAACGTCAGCACTCCCGTTTATCCGGCATATTACTCCAATGTCATAGCTGTCGCCGCAACAAATTCGAATGACCAAAAAGCGAGCTTTTCCAACTACGGAACGTGGGTAGATATCTCCGCCCCAGGCACAAACATATACTCTACTGTACCTTTTAGTCAGTATACATATATGGACGGAACTTCTATGGCGTGTCCGATTACGGCAGGCCTCGCCACTCTTGTCAGATGCCAGTTTCCATCCGAGACCAACACCCAGATAAGAGACAGGCTCTACAACTCCTGCGACCCTATGACTGGTTGTTCTTACTACAACAGCGGCTACATGGGCGCCGGAAGAATAAACGCCCAAGCCGCCCTTCAGGGAGGAGGAGGTCCGGGCGGAGACACGACAGAACTGATATACGACGACGGGACACCGACCAGCGGTTATTACTGGTCCGGCGCGGGAGCCGGTTCTGCCAACAGGATGACGATGCCCGCGACAAGAGGAACGTACAGACTCCTTTACGCAAAGATATATTTACAAACAAATAATAGCGGCAACAACAACTTCAACCTCAAAGTCTGGAACTGGACAGGAAGCCAGCCCGGCTCAGAAGCCGGATCCTGGACTGCTACAGGCGGCGTGGACAACCAGTGGAACCTCTGGAATATCTCATCTGCCAACATCCAGTACTCGTCAAACACTAACTTCGTCGTCGGAATGATATACGACGGCACCAATATGCCGGTTTACGGTTACGATTACGCAGACAACGGCAGAGCGTGGGACTACGACGCCGGATGGTCTTCATGGGACGAGACTTATTTCATGAGGGCGATAGTTGTCAATCTCTCGACTGGAATTGAGGAAGAGATCGGAAATGATGTATCAGTTTCTTCTCTCGGATTTTATTCTTCATCCCCTGTTTTCAGTGACAATTCGCTGATAAATTTCGAACTACCCTACGAAAGTCACACAAATATAAGTGTTTTCGACATGAGCGGCAGGCTTGTAAGAACGCTTGTCGACTCCCACCAGATGCCTGGAGTTAAGAGGATCAGCTTTGACGGCAGGGACGAAACAGGAAGCATTTTGCCTGGCGGGTCTTACATCGTCAATCTGACGACTTCGAAAGATTCAAGAAGTATTAGACTGGTCAAGATCAACTGA
- a CDS encoding ATP-binding protein: MPRKKQTEKKIIAEQKPAEAEIKVSDFIKSGKKILLITGEEGSGKSFLLDRFFKESNCAGTSEKVFRYDIDNLRKLSNPLDFLEFFADSLDSAFELKGFDRGNTIYEKTQKIQDRFNAINSFHNPERILLVIDGAEKYSEITKFIPCPCDWFRFIISSRKNELLKFWACKWSENDFLEIDLGKGDCSQILEKMDPETKNFIKNSISKAEEISPSDMIIACAAFEMSGDSQKSFDAESYCMKICEHLRLKEAETVEAKVILSLSACGFPVRGKDLSALTGIAVNTALKKPKGLGRLIKTGLDKKGELLVEIANRKFSEFVRVEFSCQIGKIESKIVGFLSEKAKPIDLDFREFCLKFRACTISNDFVTGKGFELETLKAFAWDMYYETSDLSIPLGLISKAVEYNLGKNPRNELCESNLVSLFLYSEELFNSKNTEKENESSVFTQFLKEGVSEVQTALSKMSKLDDLAYYSYTVLLTLSLVLARGKRKENTDVTLGSLFEDVFIRLSEGTGDWRFYFSDKFMAYWASFILLVHSSDDVWKFLTIGAIDKNEKDRIALRVIDEMISSKDAEGALVLTKKINDSEEKAQKYSEIALILANSEDPSKALRILMSTGDIKSRASILSLVSKKIASVGQIDEAISIAESIDDKDEKYSAMSFAAVSYAEKMKDSREDNSVLNKALRISEKIEDVYLKNKTIADIAIKVSSARLEEGLSILDRIASDDHEMRSFALSEISKELSEKNMNDKAEDVANIMPDNIYKSSALAFLAKRLYQKGSKEKAYEIADKIPFFSYKFQTLFQMSKDSSKTEDKYDAIPPPPEDEEAEKREAGEKFKEALIKGDVKTALEILDCLIEQIEKIGLLLKTVRSGEELSDSRKRAVFYDSVIEALKKMNLDPSAHMRVMSLIACGMAKTGDVEKALVRMAGDLVKKSFSEETFATAELLNDISGHLVKSMNQTMTYQYIEKPDEFNDKARLLGSIVKMFIENSDIGSAIAISESISEPYEKSRMRTEIALHFILTGEKDKALDIVRKIENDIERDESLSKLSEKTALLAGPEEAQGILNEISQDWLRKETISQIVMKFAERKDYQTALFYAGKTGDTACVSVLYAKIACSAYKEKSRAEFENIFLSAVNMTRQISCEKHKSRALSEIAACLLKVDLVDKAIEVSELITDPFEKFQAVLFLEDWMFENGYRKKALELSDHVYGILKLIENHDERSEAYAEFVRNLINNRDAGKAEAIAEEISDSDRKARLLALIVLEKFKERGSDDCSRLLSKIFDAADKIQNRKDRSKSLEDIFVMCLTENYLEKIGKFLRTSFLHPELSRDSASALYNALIQTSYQDRMRIIESMRIFFPVFSGTATRLALISLVKAGEMSSVSEILKTVPELSRCRTGNY; this comes from the coding sequence ATGCCGAGAAAGAAACAAACAGAAAAGAAAATAATAGCAGAGCAAAAACCCGCGGAAGCAGAGATAAAAGTCTCGGATTTTATAAAAAGCGGTAAAAAAATCCTTCTCATCACGGGAGAAGAGGGGTCTGGAAAGTCTTTTCTGTTGGACCGATTTTTCAAAGAAAGCAACTGCGCCGGCACAAGTGAAAAAGTTTTCAGATACGATATCGACAACCTGCGTAAATTATCCAATCCTTTGGATTTTTTGGAATTTTTTGCCGACAGCCTTGATTCAGCTTTTGAACTGAAAGGTTTTGACCGAGGAAACACAATATACGAAAAAACGCAGAAGATACAGGACCGCTTCAACGCGATTAACAGCTTTCATAATCCTGAAAGAATTCTGCTCGTTATAGACGGTGCGGAAAAGTATTCTGAAATAACAAAATTCATTCCCTGTCCCTGCGACTGGTTCAGATTCATCATATCTTCGAGGAAAAACGAACTGCTGAAATTCTGGGCCTGCAAATGGAGTGAAAATGATTTCCTGGAAATAGACTTGGGAAAAGGCGATTGTTCGCAGATTCTTGAAAAAATGGATCCTGAAACGAAAAATTTTATAAAAAACAGCATCTCGAAAGCAGAAGAGATTTCGCCGTCGGATATGATCATCGCTTGTGCCGCTTTTGAGATGTCGGGAGACAGCCAAAAATCATTTGACGCAGAATCATACTGCATGAAGATATGCGAACATCTGCGCTTGAAAGAGGCGGAGACTGTAGAGGCGAAGGTAATTTTGTCTCTTTCCGCCTGTGGATTCCCCGTGAGGGGAAAAGATCTTTCTGCTTTGACCGGGATAGCGGTAAATACGGCATTAAAAAAGCCGAAAGGTTTGGGCAGGCTCATAAAAACAGGTCTTGACAAAAAAGGGGAATTGCTCGTTGAAATCGCAAACCGAAAGTTCTCCGAGTTCGTCAGAGTGGAATTCTCCTGTCAAATTGGAAAAATTGAATCGAAAATCGTCGGTTTTTTGTCTGAAAAAGCCAAGCCGATAGATTTGGATTTTCGCGAGTTCTGCTTAAAATTCAGAGCGTGCACTATATCAAATGATTTTGTAACGGGGAAAGGATTCGAACTTGAAACGCTGAAAGCGTTTGCATGGGACATGTATTATGAAACTTCAGACTTATCGATACCTCTTGGATTGATATCAAAAGCCGTTGAATACAATCTCGGCAAGAACCCCAGAAATGAACTCTGTGAAAGCAATTTGGTGTCTCTGTTCCTGTATTCCGAGGAGCTTTTCAATTCCAAAAACACGGAAAAAGAAAACGAGTCATCTGTTTTTACTCAATTTCTGAAAGAAGGAGTGAGTGAAGTACAAACAGCTCTTTCAAAAATGTCTAAATTGGACGATTTGGCCTATTACAGCTATACGGTCCTGCTGACCCTGTCGCTGGTTCTTGCGCGAGGAAAGAGAAAAGAAAATACCGATGTGACATTGGGATCATTGTTCGAGGATGTTTTCATCAGACTGTCGGAAGGCACCGGAGACTGGAGATTCTATTTTTCAGATAAATTCATGGCTTACTGGGCTTCATTCATACTTCTGGTCCATTCTTCAGATGACGTGTGGAAATTTTTGACAATAGGAGCGATTGATAAAAATGAAAAAGACAGGATCGCCCTTCGAGTAATTGACGAGATGATTTCCTCAAAAGACGCAGAAGGAGCTCTCGTCTTGACGAAGAAAATAAACGACTCTGAAGAGAAAGCACAGAAATATTCCGAGATAGCTCTGATTCTGGCGAATTCGGAAGACCCTTCCAAAGCGCTCAGGATTTTGATGTCGACAGGTGATATAAAAAGCAGAGCTTCAATTCTTTCTCTGGTTTCCAAAAAAATAGCTTCTGTAGGTCAAATTGACGAAGCCATATCCATAGCAGAAAGTATTGACGATAAGGACGAAAAATATTCGGCGATGTCATTCGCCGCGGTTTCTTACGCGGAAAAAATGAAAGATTCCCGGGAAGACAACTCGGTTTTGAACAAGGCTCTGCGGATAAGCGAAAAAATTGAAGACGTCTATCTTAAAAACAAGACAATTGCGGATATTGCGATAAAGGTTTCGTCGGCCAGGCTTGAAGAAGGACTTTCCATTCTAGATAGAATTGCATCGGATGATCACGAAATGAGATCGTTCGCACTTTCCGAAATTTCAAAAGAACTGTCGGAAAAAAACATGAATGATAAAGCAGAGGATGTCGCCAACATCATGCCTGACAACATATACAAATCCAGCGCTTTGGCTTTTCTTGCAAAAAGGCTTTATCAAAAAGGTTCGAAGGAAAAAGCGTACGAAATCGCCGACAAAATTCCTTTTTTCAGTTACAAATTTCAGACGCTTTTTCAAATGTCCAAGGATTCAAGCAAGACGGAAGACAAATATGACGCAATCCCTCCTCCGCCCGAAGATGAGGAGGCGGAAAAAAGGGAAGCAGGTGAAAAATTTAAAGAAGCTCTGATTAAAGGAGACGTAAAAACCGCATTGGAAATACTTGATTGCCTGATCGAGCAAATTGAAAAAATCGGTCTTCTGCTTAAAACTGTCCGTTCCGGAGAAGAACTCAGTGATTCGCGAAAAAGAGCCGTTTTTTATGATTCTGTGATTGAAGCTCTCAAGAAGATGAATCTCGATCCGAGTGCGCACATGAGGGTGATGTCACTGATCGCCTGCGGCATGGCTAAAACAGGTGATGTAGAAAAAGCTTTGGTCCGGATGGCGGGCGACCTCGTCAAGAAAAGTTTTTCAGAGGAAACTTTTGCGACAGCGGAATTGCTGAATGATATATCAGGCCATCTTGTCAAGTCGATGAATCAGACGATGACGTATCAATACATAGAAAAACCCGACGAATTCAACGACAAAGCGAGACTTCTCGGATCTATAGTAAAAATGTTCATAGAAAATTCTGACATCGGCTCCGCGATCGCCATATCGGAAAGTATATCCGAGCCTTACGAAAAAAGCCGGATGAGAACCGAAATAGCTCTGCATTTTATCCTCACCGGAGAAAAAGACAAAGCCCTCGATATAGTAAGAAAAATTGAAAATGACATAGAAAGGGATGAATCTCTTTCAAAGCTGTCTGAAAAAACAGCGCTTTTGGCAGGACCCGAAGAGGCGCAGGGAATTCTCAATGAAATTTCCCAGGACTGGCTGAGAAAAGAGACGATATCTCAAATCGTCATGAAATTCGCCGAGAGGAAAGATTATCAGACTGCTCTGTTTTATGCCGGAAAAACCGGAGACACAGCATGCGTATCTGTTCTTTACGCAAAAATAGCATGTTCTGCATACAAGGAAAAAAGCAGAGCTGAGTTTGAAAATATTTTTTTGTCCGCCGTAAACATGACTCGACAGATATCCTGCGAAAAACATAAATCGAGAGCGCTTTCGGAGATAGCGGCGTGTCTTCTCAAAGTTGACCTTGTGGACAAAGCAATCGAAGTCTCTGAACTGATAACTGATCCGTTCGAAAAGTTCCAGGCGGTTTTGTTTCTCGAAGACTGGATGTTTGAAAACGGATACCGAAAGAAAGCGCTGGAATTGTCGGATCACGTTTACGGGATTCTGAAACTCATTGAAAATCACGACGAAAGATCCGAAGCATACGCCGAGTTTGTCAGAAACCTGATTAATAACAGAGACGCCGGTAAAGCCGAGGCAATTGCGGAAGAGATATCCGACAGCGACAGAAAGGCGAGGCTGCTGGCTCTGATTGTATTGGAAAAGTTCAAAGAAAGGGGATCGGATGATTGTTCCCGTCTTTTGAGCAAGATATTTGATGCTGCCGACAAGATTCAAAACAGAAAAGACAGATCGAAATCACTGGAGGATATTTTTGTGATGTGCCTGACGGAAAATTACCTGGAAAAGATTGGAAAATTTTTAAGAACTTCATTTTTGCATCCTGAACTGTCGAGGGATTCGGCAAGCGCCCTTTACAATGCACTTATACAGACGAGTTATCAGGACAGAATGAGAATTATAGAATCAATGCGTATATTTTTTCCTGTTTTCTCAGGAACAGCAACCCGTCTGGCTTTGATTTCGCTTGTCAAAGCGGGTGAGATGTCTTCTGTCTCGGAAATACTAAAAACAGTTCCCGAACTCTCCCGCTGCCGGACCGGAAATTACTGA
- a CDS encoding PAS domain S-box protein — MEDKKISELEARIAELEKLRSESELSENALWENEKKYRVLFESLPDGLFHMIDVIIDCNSQACRIFGRGKEDIIGCLLSDFSPDIQPGGRNSKEAIESFIEQTFKDRSQNFDWQFLKKDGSKIYCEVSLNRIFIGGEDILQAIIRDVTERRNFIEQLKAKNEELENINLKLKEIVRSSKKVILRSKLNEIGKDLLSEIAKKMASDGGSLFLVKENGLVLLDALDKGHTPDKIPFPLKEGSILERVMTKKEPVLISDISEEKEINVSGWKHYKNKSIMVYPLFDENDDLIGIISLHNKQTPPFTKVDLELASLVVSNTWNGILDRHHI; from the coding sequence ATGGAAGACAAAAAGATTTCTGAACTTGAGGCAAGAATCGCCGAACTTGAAAAACTGAGGAGCGAGTCGGAACTGTCGGAAAACGCGCTCTGGGAAAACGAAAAAAAATACAGAGTGCTTTTCGAATCCCTGCCTGACGGGCTTTTTCACATGATAGACGTCATTATTGACTGCAACTCACAGGCCTGCAGAATATTCGGACGCGGGAAGGAGGACATAATCGGATGCCTCCTTTCCGATTTCTCTCCTGATATTCAGCCCGGCGGCCGCAATTCAAAAGAGGCGATAGAGTCATTCATAGAACAGACCTTCAAAGACCGCTCCCAGAATTTCGACTGGCAGTTTTTAAAAAAAGACGGCTCCAAGATCTATTGCGAGGTCAGCCTAAACAGGATATTCATAGGCGGGGAGGACATCCTTCAGGCGATAATAAGAGACGTAACTGAAAGAAGGAATTTCATTGAACAGCTGAAAGCGAAAAACGAAGAACTGGAAAACATCAACCTGAAGCTCAAGGAAATTGTCAGATCTTCCAAAAAAGTGATTTTGCGCTCAAAACTCAACGAAATAGGAAAAGATCTTCTTTCCGAGATCGCGAAGAAAATGGCATCCGACGGAGGCAGTCTCTTTCTCGTGAAGGAAAATGGGCTCGTTCTTCTCGACGCGCTGGACAAAGGTCACACTCCGGACAAAATCCCTTTCCCTTTAAAAGAGGGCTCCATACTCGAAAGGGTCATGACAAAAAAAGAACCGGTTCTCATAAGCGACATTTCAGAGGAAAAAGAAATAAACGTCAGCGGATGGAAACACTACAAAAACAAATCCATCATGGTCTACCCTCTTTTCGACGAAAACGACGATTTGATAGGCATCATATCTTTGCACAACAAGCAGACTCCGCCCTTTACCAAAGTGGATCTCGAACTGGCTTCCCTCGTGGTTTCCAACACATGGAACGGCATCCTGGACCGGCATCATATTTGA